The following are encoded in a window of Carya illinoinensis cultivar Pawnee chromosome 15, C.illinoinensisPawnee_v1, whole genome shotgun sequence genomic DNA:
- the LOC122296222 gene encoding uncharacterized protein LOC122296222 isoform X5: MAIVTGDRYLEKLVEFIEGQTGPLLEGSLVLKLNPAGLHYVQSRLEALNELESLLAGTPVDYLRAYVSDLGDHRALEQLRRILRLLPSLKVVSTLPPPSRDPTPLSLRPFGRLRILELRGCDLSATAARGLLELRHTLEKLICYNSTDALRHIFASRIAEIKGSPQWNRLSFVSCACNGLVLMDESLQLLPAVETLDLSRNKFAKVDNLRKCAKLKHLDLGFNNLRSISYFREVSCRIGKLVLRNNALTTLHGIENLKSLEGLDVSYNIISNFSEIEFLVCLPSLRSLWLEGNPLCCARWYRVQVFSYFTHLDKLKLDDKHISNREYWKRQIIIASRQKRPATFGFYSPAKDEAKEEGGNINQKRRKASRLVFLENEEENTCMYSDPESVLCDAEIRSREESVLSDAEAEIADLMNRVELMKKERSIFWLREFRVWMDHASENFVEITKPTEQTMHNEKENYRKKKSSKRYLGDSSRYVSDSVLASGDDSSTNILESDNSLADMSIGLPANQFFTQVSSLGNSGRVFLAGGIDLKEEHQQFTSSHSDVFAIQGAHGVVENVIISPLSAIDGISESHLSSAYVGSPPHYQEGILHRRHTLVKEILQLSADSYSVASSDSNTSCSDDAFCESTSAVDKSLNESYLRNIEEHSSSIDFEDKGFDQRHEIPHVRENGISYSCDDQTSRMQKSPNLEQFHHSQSNKFPAAATLDDGLSQFFNQEADYLEKRKGKRKSKKKVIPLEGENNVVSKKELFFKSNGNLDICGAEQTWTNAIVTPATDDAHKFPGSRCASLGDDGFVENYFNANIADSSMHETCQRYMCCDCVLEPQSKYRERCREVGLVLSSENKLYVLFIGLAGDQSGQRMIAGGTIISLAGCHKVEDIREVSVGLGLQVVRLYIDRDSEYLFITRSIEKSRQLFSTFKVFDSSVANDNCSLQSLEQVQVELFEKQICGGSKVNLYQYSMVLFWCNHNGEDIWLSRSLFVMGMHLLVCVEDLMHFSSLSVDSSWPPYFSLDSCCSIVDLSEMSLEVWRIF, encoded by the exons ATGGCGATTGTGACCGGGGATCGGTACCTGGAGAAGCTGGTGGAATTCATCGAGGGGCAGACCGGTCCGCTGCTCGAAGGTTCCCTCGTGCTGAAGCTTAACCCGGCGGGCTTGCACTACGTGCAGTCGCGGCTGGAGGCGCTGAACGAATTGGAGAGCCTGCTCGCCGGTACGCCCGTGGACTACCTCCGCGCCTACGTGTCGGACCTCGGAGACCACCGCGCGCTAGAGCAGCTCCGCCGGATTCTCCGCCTTTTGCCCTCGCTCAAGGTAGTCTCCACTCTCCCACCGCCGTCTCGGGACCCCACGCCGCTGTCGTTGCGCCCCTTCGGTAGGCTGAGGATTCTGGAGCTCAGAGGCTGTGATTTGTCCGCCACCGCTGCCCGAGGGTTGTTGGAGTTGAGGCACACCTTGGAAAAGCTCATATGCTACAATTCCACg GATGCCCTACGGCATATTTTTGCTAGTAGAATTGCTGAGATAAAAGGCTCTCCCCAGTGGAACCGGTTGTCCTTTGTTTCGTGTGCATGTAATGGCTTGGTTCTAATGGACGAGTCTTTGCAGCTTCTTCCTGCTGTTGAAACTCTTGATCTTAGCCGCAACAAGTTTGCAAAAGTGGATAACCTTCGCAAGTGTGCCAAATTGAAGCACCTGGATCTTGGTTTTAATAACCTTAGATCAATTTCGTACTTCAGGGAG GTCTCCTGTCGTATTGGTAAACTTGTTTTGAGGAACAATGCTCTAACTACATTGCATGGAATTGAGAATTTGAAGTCACTTGAAGGGCTTGATGTTTCCTACAACATCATTTCCAATTTTTCAGAGATAGAGTTCCTTGTGTGCCTTCCATCTCTACGAAGCTTATGGTTGGAAGGAAATCCATTATGTTGTGCTCGATGGTATAGAGTGCAAGTATTCAGCTATTTTACTCATCTAGATAAA TTGAAGTTAGATGACAAGCACATCAGCAACAGAGAGTACTGGAAACGGCAAATTATTATTGCCAGCAGGCAGAAGCGGCCTGCCACCTTTGGCTTTTATTCTCCTGCAAAAGATGAAGCTAAAGAGGAGGGGGGGAACATTAACCAAAAGAGG AGAAAGGCATCCCGTCTTGTTTTTCTTGAGAATGAAGAAGAGAACACATGTATGTATTCTGACCCAGAGTCGGTGTTGTGTGATGCTGAGATTCGAAGCAGAGAGGAGAGTGTTCTGTCTGATGCTGAAGCTGAAATTGCTGATTTGATGAATAGAGTTGAGCTCATGAAGAAAGAGCGTTCCATTTTTTGGTTACGTGAGTTTAGGGTGTGGATGGATCATGCTTCTGAGAATTTTGTGGAAATAACTAAACCTACTGAGCAAACAATGCATAATGAAAAAGagaattatagaaaaaaaaagtcaagTAAAAGGTATCTTGGCGATAGTTCGAGATATGTCTCTGACTCTGTTCTAGCTTCTGGAGATGATAGTAGTACAAATATTTTAGAATCTGATAACTCCTTAGCAGATATGTCTATTGGTTTGCCTGCTAATCAATTCTTTACCCAAGTTAGCTCACTGGGGAATAGTGGTAGGGTTTTTCTGGCTGGGGGAATTGATCTGAAAGAGGAGCATCAGCAATTTACAAGTTCCCACTCCGATGTTTTTGCCATCCAAGGTGCTCATGGGGTGGTTGAAAATGTCATCATATCACCATTATCAGCCATCGATGGTATATCAGAGTCTCATTTGTCTTCTGCTTACGTTGGATCTCCCCCTCATTATCAAGAGGGCATTCTTCATCGTCGCCACACCTTAGTCAAGGAAATTTTGCAGCTATCCGCAGATTCTTATTCGGTGGCATCATCAGATAGTAATACCAGCTGTAGTGATGATGCTTTCTGTGAATCAACATCTGCAGTTGATAAGTCACTGAATGAATCTTATCTTAGGAATATTGAAGAGCACTCATCTTCAAttgattttgaggataaggGTTTTGACCAAAGACATGAAATTCCTCATGTAAGAGAAAATGGTATATCTTATTCATGTGATGACCAAACCTCCAGAATGCAGAAATCTCCAAATTTAGAACAGTTCCACCATTCACAGAGCAATAAATTTCCTGCTGCTGCTACTCTAGATGATGGACTTTCTCAATTTTTCAACCAAGAGGCTGATTATTTGGAGAAGAGAAAAGGCAaaaggaaatcaaagaaaaaagtgaTACCACTAGAAGGGGAGAATAATGTGGTTAGCAAGAAAGAGTTGTTTTTTAAATCTAATGGCAATTTGGATATTTGTGGAGCTGAACAGACTTGGACAAATGCAATTGTAACCCCAGCAACGGATGATGCTCATAAATTTCCTGGGTCTAGGTGCGCATCGCTTGGGGATGATGGTTTTGTTGAGAACTATTTCAATGCAAATATTGCAGATTCCAGCATGCATGAAACTTGTCAGCGGTATATGTGTTGTGATTGTGTACTTGAGCCTCAATCCAAGTATAGAGAGAG ATGCAGAGAGGTGGGTCTGGTACTGAGCAGTGAAAACAAGTTGTATGTTCTGTTCATTGGTCTTGCAGGGGATCAATCAGGTCAGCGTATGATTGCAGGAG GAACTATCATAAGTTTAGCAGGTTGCCACAAAGTTGAAGATATTAGAGAGGTTTCAGTTGGTCTTGGACTTCAGGTTGTGAG GTTGTACATTGACAGGGATTCAGAGTACCTGTTTATAACTAGAAGCATTGAAAAGTCAAGGCAATTATTTAGTACCTTCAAAGTTTTTGATTCTTCTGTGGCAAATGATAACTGTTCTTTACAAAG TTTGGAGCAGGTTCAGGTTGAGTTGTTTGAGAAACAAATTTGTGGAGGTTCAAAAGTGAACTTATACCAATATTCTATGGTGCTATTCTGGTGCAACCACAATGGAG AGGATATATGGCTTTCAAGATCACTATTTGTGATGGGAATGCATCTGCTTGTGTGTGTTGAAGACCTTATGCACTTTAGCTCCCTTTCGGTGGATTCATCTTGGCCCCCATATTTCTCACTCGATTCATGTTGCTCCATTGTCGACTTATCTGAGATG TCATTGGAGGTGTGGAGAATATTTTAG
- the LOC122296222 gene encoding uncharacterized protein LOC122296222 isoform X7, whose amino-acid sequence MAIVTGDRYLEKLVEFIEGQTGPLLEGSLVLKLNPAGLHYVQSRLEALNELESLLAGTPVDYLRAYVSDLGDHRALEQLRRILRLLPSLKVVSTLPPPSRDPTPLSLRPFGRLRILELRGCDLSATAARGLLELRHTLEKLICYNSTDALRHIFASRIAEIKGSPQWNRLSFVSCACNGLVLMDESLQLLPAVETLDLSRNKFAKVDNLRKCAKLKHLDLGFNNLRSISYFREVSCRIGKLVLRNNALTTLHGIENLKSLEGLDVSYNIISNFSEIEFLVCLPSLRSLWLEGNPLCCARWYRVQVFSYFTHLDKLKLDDKHISNREYWKRQIIIASRQKRPATFGFYSPAKDEAKEEGGNINQKRRKASRLVFLENEEENTCMYSDPESVLCDAEIRSREESVLSDAEAEIADLMNRVELMKKERSIFWLREFRVWMDHASENFVEITKPTEQTMHNEKENYRKKKSSKRYLGDSSRYVSDSVLASGDDSSTNILESDNSLADMSIGLPANQFFTQVSSLGNSGRVFLAGGIDLKEEHQQFTSSHSDVFAIQGAHGVVENVIISPLSAIDGISESHLSSAYVGSPPHYQEGILHRRHTLVKEILQLSADSYSVASSDSNTSCSDDAFCESTSAVDKSLNESYLRNIEEHSSSIDFEDKGFDQRHEIPHVRENGISYSCDDQTSRMQKSPNLEQFHHSQSNKFPAAATLDDGLSQFFNQEADYLEKRKGKRKSKKKVIPLEGENNVVSKKELFFKSNGNLDICGAEQTWTNAIVTPATDDAHKFPGSRCASLGDDGFVENYFNANIADSSMHETCQRYMCCDCVLEPQSKYRERCREVGLVLSSENKLYVLFIGLAGDQSGQRMIAGGTIISLAGCHKVEDIREVSVGLGLQVVRLYIDRDSEYLFITRSIEKSRQLFSTFKVFDSSVANDNCSLQRFRLSCLRNKFVEVQK is encoded by the exons ATGGCGATTGTGACCGGGGATCGGTACCTGGAGAAGCTGGTGGAATTCATCGAGGGGCAGACCGGTCCGCTGCTCGAAGGTTCCCTCGTGCTGAAGCTTAACCCGGCGGGCTTGCACTACGTGCAGTCGCGGCTGGAGGCGCTGAACGAATTGGAGAGCCTGCTCGCCGGTACGCCCGTGGACTACCTCCGCGCCTACGTGTCGGACCTCGGAGACCACCGCGCGCTAGAGCAGCTCCGCCGGATTCTCCGCCTTTTGCCCTCGCTCAAGGTAGTCTCCACTCTCCCACCGCCGTCTCGGGACCCCACGCCGCTGTCGTTGCGCCCCTTCGGTAGGCTGAGGATTCTGGAGCTCAGAGGCTGTGATTTGTCCGCCACCGCTGCCCGAGGGTTGTTGGAGTTGAGGCACACCTTGGAAAAGCTCATATGCTACAATTCCACg GATGCCCTACGGCATATTTTTGCTAGTAGAATTGCTGAGATAAAAGGCTCTCCCCAGTGGAACCGGTTGTCCTTTGTTTCGTGTGCATGTAATGGCTTGGTTCTAATGGACGAGTCTTTGCAGCTTCTTCCTGCTGTTGAAACTCTTGATCTTAGCCGCAACAAGTTTGCAAAAGTGGATAACCTTCGCAAGTGTGCCAAATTGAAGCACCTGGATCTTGGTTTTAATAACCTTAGATCAATTTCGTACTTCAGGGAG GTCTCCTGTCGTATTGGTAAACTTGTTTTGAGGAACAATGCTCTAACTACATTGCATGGAATTGAGAATTTGAAGTCACTTGAAGGGCTTGATGTTTCCTACAACATCATTTCCAATTTTTCAGAGATAGAGTTCCTTGTGTGCCTTCCATCTCTACGAAGCTTATGGTTGGAAGGAAATCCATTATGTTGTGCTCGATGGTATAGAGTGCAAGTATTCAGCTATTTTACTCATCTAGATAAA TTGAAGTTAGATGACAAGCACATCAGCAACAGAGAGTACTGGAAACGGCAAATTATTATTGCCAGCAGGCAGAAGCGGCCTGCCACCTTTGGCTTTTATTCTCCTGCAAAAGATGAAGCTAAAGAGGAGGGGGGGAACATTAACCAAAAGAGG AGAAAGGCATCCCGTCTTGTTTTTCTTGAGAATGAAGAAGAGAACACATGTATGTATTCTGACCCAGAGTCGGTGTTGTGTGATGCTGAGATTCGAAGCAGAGAGGAGAGTGTTCTGTCTGATGCTGAAGCTGAAATTGCTGATTTGATGAATAGAGTTGAGCTCATGAAGAAAGAGCGTTCCATTTTTTGGTTACGTGAGTTTAGGGTGTGGATGGATCATGCTTCTGAGAATTTTGTGGAAATAACTAAACCTACTGAGCAAACAATGCATAATGAAAAAGagaattatagaaaaaaaaagtcaagTAAAAGGTATCTTGGCGATAGTTCGAGATATGTCTCTGACTCTGTTCTAGCTTCTGGAGATGATAGTAGTACAAATATTTTAGAATCTGATAACTCCTTAGCAGATATGTCTATTGGTTTGCCTGCTAATCAATTCTTTACCCAAGTTAGCTCACTGGGGAATAGTGGTAGGGTTTTTCTGGCTGGGGGAATTGATCTGAAAGAGGAGCATCAGCAATTTACAAGTTCCCACTCCGATGTTTTTGCCATCCAAGGTGCTCATGGGGTGGTTGAAAATGTCATCATATCACCATTATCAGCCATCGATGGTATATCAGAGTCTCATTTGTCTTCTGCTTACGTTGGATCTCCCCCTCATTATCAAGAGGGCATTCTTCATCGTCGCCACACCTTAGTCAAGGAAATTTTGCAGCTATCCGCAGATTCTTATTCGGTGGCATCATCAGATAGTAATACCAGCTGTAGTGATGATGCTTTCTGTGAATCAACATCTGCAGTTGATAAGTCACTGAATGAATCTTATCTTAGGAATATTGAAGAGCACTCATCTTCAAttgattttgaggataaggGTTTTGACCAAAGACATGAAATTCCTCATGTAAGAGAAAATGGTATATCTTATTCATGTGATGACCAAACCTCCAGAATGCAGAAATCTCCAAATTTAGAACAGTTCCACCATTCACAGAGCAATAAATTTCCTGCTGCTGCTACTCTAGATGATGGACTTTCTCAATTTTTCAACCAAGAGGCTGATTATTTGGAGAAGAGAAAAGGCAaaaggaaatcaaagaaaaaagtgaTACCACTAGAAGGGGAGAATAATGTGGTTAGCAAGAAAGAGTTGTTTTTTAAATCTAATGGCAATTTGGATATTTGTGGAGCTGAACAGACTTGGACAAATGCAATTGTAACCCCAGCAACGGATGATGCTCATAAATTTCCTGGGTCTAGGTGCGCATCGCTTGGGGATGATGGTTTTGTTGAGAACTATTTCAATGCAAATATTGCAGATTCCAGCATGCATGAAACTTGTCAGCGGTATATGTGTTGTGATTGTGTACTTGAGCCTCAATCCAAGTATAGAGAGAG ATGCAGAGAGGTGGGTCTGGTACTGAGCAGTGAAAACAAGTTGTATGTTCTGTTCATTGGTCTTGCAGGGGATCAATCAGGTCAGCGTATGATTGCAGGAG GAACTATCATAAGTTTAGCAGGTTGCCACAAAGTTGAAGATATTAGAGAGGTTTCAGTTGGTCTTGGACTTCAGGTTGTGAG GTTGTACATTGACAGGGATTCAGAGTACCTGTTTATAACTAGAAGCATTGAAAAGTCAAGGCAATTATTTAGTACCTTCAAAGTTTTTGATTCTTCTGTGGCAAATGATAACTGTTCTTTACAAAG GTTCAGGTTGAGTTGTTTGAGAAACAAATTTGTGGAGGTTCAAAAGTGA
- the LOC122296222 gene encoding uncharacterized protein LOC122296222 isoform X6, with the protein MAIVTGDRYLEKLVEFIEGQTGPLLEGSLVLKLNPAGLHYVQSRLEALNELESLLAGTPVDYLRAYVSDLGDHRALEQLRRILRLLPSLKVVSTLPPPSRDPTPLSLRPFGRLRILELRGCDLSATAARGLLELRHTLEKLICYNSTDALRHIFASRIAEIKGSPQWNRLSFVSCACNGLVLMDESLQLLPAVETLDLSRNKFAKVDNLRKCAKLKHLDLGFNNLRSISYFREVSCRIGKLVLRNNALTTLHGIENLKSLEGLDVSYNIISNFSEIEFLVCLPSLRSLWLEGNPLCCARWYRVQVFSYFTHLDKLKLDDKHISNREYWKRQIIIASRQKRPATFGFYSPAKDEAKEEGGNINQKRRKASRLVFLENEEENTCMYSDPESVLCDAEIRSREESVLSDAEAEIADLMNRVELMKKERSIFWLREFRVWMDHASENFVEITKPTEQTMHNEKENYRKKKSSKRYLGDSSRYVSDSVLASGDDSSTNILESDNSLADMSIGLPANQFFTQVSSLGNSGRVFLAGGIDLKEEHQQFTSSHSDVFAIQGAHGVVENVIISPLSAIDGISESHLSSAYVGSPPHYQEGILHRRHTLVKEILQLSADSYSVASSDSNTSCSDDAFCESTSAVDKSLNESYLRNIEEHSSSIDFEDKGFDQRHEIPHVRENGISYSCDDQTSRMQKSPNLEQFHHSQSNKFPAAATLDDGLSQFFNQEADYLEKRKGKRKSKKKVIPLEGENNVVSKKELFFKSNGNLDICGAEQTWTNAIVTPATDDAHKFPGSRCASLGDDGFVENYFNANIADSSMHETCQRYMCCDCVLEPQSKYRERCREVGLVLSSENKLYVLFIGLAGDQSGQRMIAGGTIISLAGCHKVEDIREVSVGLGLQVVRLYIDRDSEYLFITRSIEKSRQLFSTFKVFDSSVANDNCSLQSLEQVQVELFEKQICGGSKVNLYQYSMVLFWCNHNGVYCLDACIQDLLRFKKVRNL; encoded by the exons ATGGCGATTGTGACCGGGGATCGGTACCTGGAGAAGCTGGTGGAATTCATCGAGGGGCAGACCGGTCCGCTGCTCGAAGGTTCCCTCGTGCTGAAGCTTAACCCGGCGGGCTTGCACTACGTGCAGTCGCGGCTGGAGGCGCTGAACGAATTGGAGAGCCTGCTCGCCGGTACGCCCGTGGACTACCTCCGCGCCTACGTGTCGGACCTCGGAGACCACCGCGCGCTAGAGCAGCTCCGCCGGATTCTCCGCCTTTTGCCCTCGCTCAAGGTAGTCTCCACTCTCCCACCGCCGTCTCGGGACCCCACGCCGCTGTCGTTGCGCCCCTTCGGTAGGCTGAGGATTCTGGAGCTCAGAGGCTGTGATTTGTCCGCCACCGCTGCCCGAGGGTTGTTGGAGTTGAGGCACACCTTGGAAAAGCTCATATGCTACAATTCCACg GATGCCCTACGGCATATTTTTGCTAGTAGAATTGCTGAGATAAAAGGCTCTCCCCAGTGGAACCGGTTGTCCTTTGTTTCGTGTGCATGTAATGGCTTGGTTCTAATGGACGAGTCTTTGCAGCTTCTTCCTGCTGTTGAAACTCTTGATCTTAGCCGCAACAAGTTTGCAAAAGTGGATAACCTTCGCAAGTGTGCCAAATTGAAGCACCTGGATCTTGGTTTTAATAACCTTAGATCAATTTCGTACTTCAGGGAG GTCTCCTGTCGTATTGGTAAACTTGTTTTGAGGAACAATGCTCTAACTACATTGCATGGAATTGAGAATTTGAAGTCACTTGAAGGGCTTGATGTTTCCTACAACATCATTTCCAATTTTTCAGAGATAGAGTTCCTTGTGTGCCTTCCATCTCTACGAAGCTTATGGTTGGAAGGAAATCCATTATGTTGTGCTCGATGGTATAGAGTGCAAGTATTCAGCTATTTTACTCATCTAGATAAA TTGAAGTTAGATGACAAGCACATCAGCAACAGAGAGTACTGGAAACGGCAAATTATTATTGCCAGCAGGCAGAAGCGGCCTGCCACCTTTGGCTTTTATTCTCCTGCAAAAGATGAAGCTAAAGAGGAGGGGGGGAACATTAACCAAAAGAGG AGAAAGGCATCCCGTCTTGTTTTTCTTGAGAATGAAGAAGAGAACACATGTATGTATTCTGACCCAGAGTCGGTGTTGTGTGATGCTGAGATTCGAAGCAGAGAGGAGAGTGTTCTGTCTGATGCTGAAGCTGAAATTGCTGATTTGATGAATAGAGTTGAGCTCATGAAGAAAGAGCGTTCCATTTTTTGGTTACGTGAGTTTAGGGTGTGGATGGATCATGCTTCTGAGAATTTTGTGGAAATAACTAAACCTACTGAGCAAACAATGCATAATGAAAAAGagaattatagaaaaaaaaagtcaagTAAAAGGTATCTTGGCGATAGTTCGAGATATGTCTCTGACTCTGTTCTAGCTTCTGGAGATGATAGTAGTACAAATATTTTAGAATCTGATAACTCCTTAGCAGATATGTCTATTGGTTTGCCTGCTAATCAATTCTTTACCCAAGTTAGCTCACTGGGGAATAGTGGTAGGGTTTTTCTGGCTGGGGGAATTGATCTGAAAGAGGAGCATCAGCAATTTACAAGTTCCCACTCCGATGTTTTTGCCATCCAAGGTGCTCATGGGGTGGTTGAAAATGTCATCATATCACCATTATCAGCCATCGATGGTATATCAGAGTCTCATTTGTCTTCTGCTTACGTTGGATCTCCCCCTCATTATCAAGAGGGCATTCTTCATCGTCGCCACACCTTAGTCAAGGAAATTTTGCAGCTATCCGCAGATTCTTATTCGGTGGCATCATCAGATAGTAATACCAGCTGTAGTGATGATGCTTTCTGTGAATCAACATCTGCAGTTGATAAGTCACTGAATGAATCTTATCTTAGGAATATTGAAGAGCACTCATCTTCAAttgattttgaggataaggGTTTTGACCAAAGACATGAAATTCCTCATGTAAGAGAAAATGGTATATCTTATTCATGTGATGACCAAACCTCCAGAATGCAGAAATCTCCAAATTTAGAACAGTTCCACCATTCACAGAGCAATAAATTTCCTGCTGCTGCTACTCTAGATGATGGACTTTCTCAATTTTTCAACCAAGAGGCTGATTATTTGGAGAAGAGAAAAGGCAaaaggaaatcaaagaaaaaagtgaTACCACTAGAAGGGGAGAATAATGTGGTTAGCAAGAAAGAGTTGTTTTTTAAATCTAATGGCAATTTGGATATTTGTGGAGCTGAACAGACTTGGACAAATGCAATTGTAACCCCAGCAACGGATGATGCTCATAAATTTCCTGGGTCTAGGTGCGCATCGCTTGGGGATGATGGTTTTGTTGAGAACTATTTCAATGCAAATATTGCAGATTCCAGCATGCATGAAACTTGTCAGCGGTATATGTGTTGTGATTGTGTACTTGAGCCTCAATCCAAGTATAGAGAGAG ATGCAGAGAGGTGGGTCTGGTACTGAGCAGTGAAAACAAGTTGTATGTTCTGTTCATTGGTCTTGCAGGGGATCAATCAGGTCAGCGTATGATTGCAGGAG GAACTATCATAAGTTTAGCAGGTTGCCACAAAGTTGAAGATATTAGAGAGGTTTCAGTTGGTCTTGGACTTCAGGTTGTGAG GTTGTACATTGACAGGGATTCAGAGTACCTGTTTATAACTAGAAGCATTGAAAAGTCAAGGCAATTATTTAGTACCTTCAAAGTTTTTGATTCTTCTGTGGCAAATGATAACTGTTCTTTACAAAG TTTGGAGCAGGTTCAGGTTGAGTTGTTTGAGAAACAAATTTGTGGAGGTTCAAAAGTGAACTTATACCAATATTCTATGGTGCTATTCTGGTGCAACCACAATGGAG TGTATTGTTTGGATGCTTGTATCCAAGATCTACTCAGattcaagaaagtgagaaatTTGTAG